Proteins encoded within one genomic window of Solibaculum mannosilyticum:
- a CDS encoding glycosyltransferase codes for MRRIAIFQRDLGVGGIQRALLNLLHHIDFTRYRIDLYLCDKENFFECSFPKEIQVHYRPRLPYWCRFVPFFLLRHFFPRPRITEHYDVAIDFGGDHNETALDCCICPADKRILFFHTDVGTKYRLNPKYRILFGFFKGKFHCFDEFVAVSEGIVSPFRQVTGIKDKPIHVIPNYIDVPAVLEKSRETVDFQVDANRCNFVAVGRMCHPKGFDLLLEDFAKAVKRRDDLHLYFIGDGPDRGQLELLVSTLHLESHVTMLGGRPNPFPYMALMDALVLTSRFEGQAIVVQEARVLGLPVIAPKRLEKVNPLVHGVDDIADALVSFQKTSKSPDLLEQYNASVLQKLDELLCS; via the coding sequence ATGAGACGTATCGCCATATTCCAGCGTGACTTGGGCGTAGGCGGCATCCAGCGCGCCCTGCTCAATTTGCTTCATCACATCGATTTTACAAGATACAGAATCGATCTCTATCTCTGCGATAAGGAAAACTTCTTTGAATGTTCTTTCCCCAAAGAAATCCAGGTGCATTACCGGCCTCGTCTGCCTTACTGGTGCCGGTTTGTACCCTTCTTCCTGCTGCGTCACTTTTTCCCGCGTCCCAGAATCACGGAGCATTACGATGTGGCCATCGATTTCGGCGGGGATCACAACGAAACTGCCCTGGACTGCTGTATTTGTCCCGCTGATAAACGCATTCTTTTTTTCCACACCGATGTGGGAACAAAGTATAGATTAAATCCTAAATACCGCATCCTCTTTGGATTTTTCAAAGGAAAATTTCACTGCTTTGATGAGTTTGTAGCGGTATCGGAGGGTATTGTCTCTCCCTTCCGTCAAGTAACCGGCATCAAGGATAAACCCATCCACGTCATTCCCAATTACATCGATGTCCCTGCAGTCCTGGAGAAAAGCCGGGAAACAGTGGATTTCCAGGTGGATGCTAACCGCTGTAATTTTGTCGCCGTGGGAAGGATGTGCCATCCAAAAGGGTTTGACCTCTTGCTTGAGGATTTCGCCAAGGCCGTAAAGCGGCGCGATGATCTTCATCTCTATTTTATCGGGGATGGGCCCGACCGGGGACAACTGGAACTGCTGGTTTCAACACTGCATTTGGAATCCCACGTCACCATGTTGGGCGGCCGGCCCAATCCATTCCCTTACATGGCTCTGATGGACGCTTTGGTGCTCACCTCCCGCTTTGAAGGACAAGCCATCGTAGTACAGGAGGCCCGTGTGCTGGGACTCCCGGTCATCGCTCCCAAGCGTTTGGAAAAGGTCAACCCCTTGGTCCATGGGGTGGATGACATCGCAGATGCCCTGGTTTCTTTTCAGAAAACTTCCAAATCCCCTGATTTATTGGAACAATACAATGCATCCGTTTTGCAGAAACTCGATGAGCTGCTTTGTTCCTGA
- a CDS encoding sporulation transcriptional regulator SpoIIID: protein MRRFFLFLSQGNKIKPFGIVTTVHKDVSERLKYVDRQLYQEVKTVLDTNKAQRHIRGGMATRRKYKKDCDDSLLPSGAPPS, encoded by the coding sequence ATCCGCCGCTTTTTCCTATTCTTAAGTCAAGGAAATAAGATCAAACCGTTCGGGATCGTTACAACGGTACACAAAGATGTATCGGAGCGGTTAAAGTATGTAGACCGGCAGCTTTATCAGGAGGTCAAAACCGTGCTGGATACCAACAAAGCCCAACGTCACATCCGCGGGGGTATGGCCACACGGCGCAAATACAAAAAAGACTGCGACGATTCTTTACTGCCATCGGGTGCGCCGCCCTCTTGA
- a CDS encoding DeoR/GlpR family DNA-binding transcription regulator gives MFAEERHRKIVDLLHADGTVKVKQLSVMFDVSEDCIRKDLAYLERMQLVKRIYGGAVLPREINLDPALVKRKIEDDGGKRIIAEKALSLIQPGDTVFLDISTINAILAKLLLQSGKRVTVVTNMIEIIQIFATQTNVTLIATGGTFNQFCDGFIGSICIDAISQYRFDLGFLGVVGVDPCQNSTYSYEPEEGLTKRAIVKASRKAYLLLEDKKFSRDGNYQVLPLNRFAGVITEKPPEPKILEALEQYNIEIL, from the coding sequence ATGTTTGCAGAGGAGCGGCACCGAAAAATTGTGGACTTGTTGCATGCCGATGGGACGGTTAAGGTCAAGCAGCTCAGCGTGATGTTTGATGTCAGCGAGGACTGCATCCGTAAGGATCTGGCATACCTGGAAAGGATGCAGCTGGTCAAGCGCATCTATGGAGGGGCTGTACTGCCCCGGGAGATCAACCTGGATCCAGCGCTGGTAAAGCGGAAAATTGAAGACGACGGTGGAAAACGCATCATTGCGGAAAAAGCGCTTTCCCTGATCCAGCCTGGAGATACCGTCTTTTTGGATATCTCCACCATCAATGCCATCCTGGCAAAGCTTTTGCTGCAAAGCGGGAAGCGGGTGACGGTGGTAACCAACATGATCGAGATCATACAGATATTCGCCACCCAAACCAATGTCACGCTAATTGCGACAGGGGGTACCTTCAACCAATTTTGCGATGGCTTTATCGGCAGCATCTGTATCGACGCTATTTCCCAATACAGATTTGATCTGGGATTTCTAGGCGTGGTGGGTGTGGATCCGTGTCAGAACAGCACCTATTCCTATGAACCGGAGGAGGGGCTTACCAAACGTGCCATTGTGAAGGCCAGCCGAAAGGCATATCTGCTGCTGGAGGACAAGAAATTCAGCCGGGACGGCAACTACCAGGTATTGCCGCTGAACCGTTTTGCCGGCGTCATCACGGAGAAGCCTCCGGAACCCAAGATATTGGAAGCACTTGAGCAGTATAACATAGAGATCCTGTGA
- a CDS encoding 5-formyltetrahydrofolate cyclo-ligase gives MPVSDIRARKMELRRRCREFRQGLTEEKKRQMDGFILKRVQSLRQYRNERVILTYVSTSIEVDTRNLIEKALAAGKHVAVPRCVPGTREMEFYFIRSLDDLEPGAFGVLEPVPEKCRKLIDYSRGLCIVPGLGFDYAGYRLGYGKGYYDRFLSQFGGSTAGICYQGCVRWRLPHGRFDRAVDVLITEGYIRRTGLPR, from the coding sequence GTGCCCGTGAGTGATATCCGGGCGCGCAAGATGGAACTCCGCCGCCGTTGCCGGGAGTTCCGTCAGGGCCTGACGGAGGAGAAAAAACGGCAGATGGATGGTTTCATCCTCAAAAGAGTACAGTCGCTTCGTCAATACCGGAATGAACGGGTGATACTGACCTATGTGTCCACCAGCATCGAGGTGGATACCCGGAATCTGATTGAAAAGGCGCTGGCTGCGGGGAAACATGTGGCGGTTCCACGGTGCGTCCCAGGGACGAGGGAGATGGAGTTTTATTTTATCCGGTCCCTTGACGACCTGGAACCAGGAGCCTTTGGAGTGCTGGAGCCTGTCCCGGAAAAGTGCCGCAAGCTCATCGATTATTCCCGGGGTCTGTGCATTGTCCCAGGCCTGGGTTTCGATTATGCCGGCTACCGGCTGGGGTATGGGAAGGGGTATTACGACCGTTTCCTATCCCAATTCGGAGGGTCTACCGCCGGCATCTGCTACCAGGGATGCGTCCGATGGCGCCTCCCGCACGGCCGGTTTGACCGTGCAGTAGACGTGCTCATTACAGAGGGATACATCCGTCGCACCGGCCTTCCCCGCTAA
- the thyX gene encoding FAD-dependent thymidylate synthase yields the protein MPNVTLISYTPDPERTVAAAARLCYSPSTIDQVMEQMDDEKTASFLDMLTQIGHQSPIEHASFTFGIEGVSRSLLAQITRHRIASFSVQSQRYVDEAGFDYVIPPEIEGDEQTKELFLKAMESAKQSYETLTAHLERRYQKDMAPKAAHKKAIEDARFVLPNACTTKMMVTMNARSLLNFFSLRCCNRAQWEIREVAWQMLKLVKGVAPHLFASAGPGCLRGACPEGKMSCGKAKEVRERFDSLGEDK from the coding sequence ATGCCAAACGTAACGTTAATCTCGTATACCCCCGATCCGGAACGGACGGTGGCTGCCGCCGCCCGTCTTTGTTACTCTCCCTCCACCATCGACCAGGTGATGGAACAGATGGACGATGAAAAGACCGCCTCGTTTTTGGATATGTTGACCCAGATCGGGCATCAGTCCCCTATTGAGCACGCATCCTTTACCTTTGGGATCGAGGGGGTATCCCGTTCCTTATTGGCCCAGATCACGCGGCATCGCATCGCCTCTTTCAGCGTCCAGAGCCAGCGGTATGTGGATGAAGCTGGTTTTGACTATGTCATTCCTCCCGAAATCGAGGGGGATGAGCAGACAAAAGAACTTTTCCTCAAGGCCATGGAATCGGCCAAACAGTCCTACGAGACCCTCACCGCCCACCTGGAACGCCGGTATCAAAAGGATATGGCGCCCAAGGCAGCCCATAAAAAGGCCATTGAGGATGCCCGATTTGTTCTGCCAAACGCCTGTACCACCAAGATGATGGTCACAATGAATGCCAGGAGCCTGCTGAATTTCTTTTCCCTGCGGTGCTGCAACCGTGCCCAGTGGGAGATCCGGGAAGTGGCATGGCAGATGCTTAAGTTGGTCAAAGGGGTGGCGCCGCACCTGTTTGCATCGGCCGGGCCGGGATGTCTGAGAGGCGCATGTCCGGAGGGAAAGATGTCCTGCGGCAAGGCGAAGGAAGTAAGAGAACGCTTTGACTCTCTGGGTGAAGACAAATGA
- a CDS encoding DUF2156 domain-containing protein: MIEFREPRLEDKQWVRELLAYSEYNNSEYSFGLNYIWRRLLQKGIARHKDLFLAKSNLRGGAYLFPAGTGDWQEAIELYREDAKKNGIPLRLYSVTPEMAELLKTQYDGQFTYEPLRYAADYVYRSTDLIELKGRKYHGKRNHISRFETNNPDWSYEDITAQNLSECGDMFEKWLVENQDKEGLEDERLALYDSFDHFEELGFQGGLIRTGGQVVAFTIGEELTKDCFVLHFEKAFSHIQGAYPMINREFAARRLSGYQYINREEDMDIPGLRKSKMSYQPAMLVERGYALFGDTL; this comes from the coding sequence ATGATCGAATTTCGCGAACCGCGCTTAGAAGATAAACAATGGGTGCGGGAGCTGTTAGCGTATTCTGAATACAACAACTCCGAATACAGTTTTGGACTCAATTATATTTGGCGCCGTCTGCTCCAGAAGGGGATTGCCCGGCATAAAGACCTATTTTTAGCCAAGAGCAATCTCCGGGGAGGGGCCTATCTGTTCCCTGCCGGCACGGGGGATTGGCAAGAGGCTATCGAGCTCTACCGGGAAGACGCAAAGAAGAACGGGATTCCTCTCCGTCTTTATTCGGTCACCCCGGAGATGGCCGAACTCTTAAAAACCCAATACGACGGTCAGTTCACCTATGAACCTCTGCGTTATGCCGCCGACTACGTTTACCGTTCCACCGATCTCATCGAACTAAAGGGACGTAAATATCACGGCAAGCGGAACCATATCTCGCGCTTTGAGACAAACAATCCCGATTGGAGCTATGAGGATATCACGGCGCAGAATCTTTCGGAATGCGGGGATATGTTTGAAAAATGGCTTGTGGAAAATCAGGATAAAGAAGGCCTGGAGGACGAAAGGCTGGCCCTTTACGACAGCTTTGATCATTTTGAAGAACTGGGTTTCCAGGGAGGGCTTATCCGAACCGGGGGACAAGTAGTGGCCTTCACCATAGGGGAAGAGCTGACAAAGGACTGTTTTGTGCTGCACTTTGAGAAGGCATTTTCCCATATCCAAGGGGCTTATCCCATGATCAACCGTGAATTTGCCGCGCGGCGTCTGAGTGGATACCAATATATCAACCGGGAAGAGGATATGGATATCCCCGGCCTGCGCAAGTCCAAGATGTCGTACCAGCCGGCCATGCTGGTGGAACGCGGATACGCTTTGTTTGGTGATACATTATGA
- a CDS encoding dTMP kinase: MRRLMVLEGLDGSGKSTQFERILMRFQKEGKAVRGISFPDYNEPSSALVRMYLDGELGDSATEVNAYAASSFYAVDRYASFVRHWKKDYEAGTWILSARYTTSNLIYQMAKLPREQWEEYLTWLLDYEYKRLALPRPDRVIFLDVPLEISQDLLLSRYGGDASKKDLHERDNRYLRQCRECALYAAERLGWEVIPCARDGCILPIDTITQEIWERL, translated from the coding sequence ATGAGACGGTTGATGGTTCTGGAAGGATTGGACGGCAGTGGAAAGTCCACTCAGTTCGAGCGGATCTTGATGCGGTTCCAGAAGGAAGGAAAGGCGGTCCGCGGCATCTCCTTCCCGGATTATAATGAGCCGTCGTCGGCGCTTGTCCGCATGTATCTGGACGGGGAATTGGGAGACAGTGCTACTGAAGTCAACGCCTATGCGGCCTCCAGTTTCTACGCCGTGGATCGATATGCCAGCTTTGTGCGCCATTGGAAAAAGGATTATGAAGCCGGCACATGGATCTTATCGGCCCGGTATACCACATCCAATCTCATTTACCAGATGGCCAAATTGCCCCGGGAGCAATGGGAGGAATATCTCACATGGCTTTTGGATTATGAATACAAAAGATTAGCACTTCCCCGTCCCGACCGGGTGATCTTTTTGGATGTGCCGTTGGAAATCTCCCAGGACCTGCTGCTCAGCCGGTACGGAGGGGATGCATCCAAAAAAGATTTACACGAGCGGGACAACCGTTATTTAAGGCAATGCCGGGAATGCGCCCTGTACGCTGCCGAGAGACTTGGCTGGGAGGTAATCCCCTGCGCCCGGGACGGCTGCATTTTACCAATTGATACAATCACCCAGGAAATATGGGAACGACTTTAG
- a CDS encoding inorganic diphosphatase: MNIWHDIEPDRVNENDFMCVIEIQKGGKNKYELDKSTGLLRLDRILYTSTVYPANYGFIPRTYADDKDPLDVLVLCSEPLIPLSLVQCYPIGVIKMIDDEQADEKIIAIPFQDPTYNCYRDIQGIPRHILDEMMHFFEVYKTLEHKVTTVKEVCGREEAVKVIARSIENYQKAFGQNKAVQKGKAKEKG; this comes from the coding sequence ATGAACATCTGGCATGATATCGAACCGGACCGCGTGAATGAAAATGATTTTATGTGTGTCATCGAGATCCAGAAGGGCGGGAAGAACAAATACGAACTGGACAAAAGCACTGGACTGTTGCGTCTGGACCGCATTTTATACACTTCAACCGTTTACCCGGCCAACTACGGATTCATTCCCCGCACATACGCCGACGATAAAGATCCGTTGGATGTGCTGGTACTGTGTTCCGAACCTCTGATCCCGCTTTCGCTGGTGCAGTGTTACCCCATCGGAGTCATCAAGATGATCGACGATGAACAGGCCGATGAGAAAATCATTGCCATTCCCTTTCAGGATCCCACTTATAATTGCTATCGGGATATCCAGGGCATCCCACGGCATATCTTGGACGAAATGATGCACTTTTTTGAGGTATACAAGACCTTGGAACACAAGGTTACTACAGTCAAAGAGGTGTGCGGAAGAGAGGAAGCGGTGAAAGTAATCGCCCGTTCCATCGAAAATTACCAGAAAGCTTTTGGTCAAAACAAGGCGGTACAAAAGGGGAAAGCCAAGGAAAAGGGTTAA
- a CDS encoding DJ-1 family glyoxalase III, whose translation MIYVFLADGFEEIEALATIDVLRRAELDVTTVGVGGCRAVCGAHDIVVKADAVDTEVMYDDVEAVVLPGGALGTLNLEKSPVVQGFIDHAMSVDALVAAICAAPSILGHKGLLKGKEAICFPGFEQQLEGATLSEQSVATDGNIITAKGAGVAVDFGLAIVAYFKGEGRSEILRKSLQCP comes from the coding sequence GTGATTTATGTATTTTTGGCCGACGGATTTGAGGAGATCGAGGCTTTGGCGACCATCGACGTGCTGCGTCGGGCGGAATTGGACGTCACCACCGTGGGCGTAGGCGGATGCAGGGCCGTATGCGGCGCCCATGACATTGTGGTAAAAGCAGATGCGGTGGATACGGAAGTTATGTACGACGATGTAGAAGCCGTGGTTTTGCCGGGCGGCGCTTTGGGTACCCTTAATCTGGAGAAGTCCCCAGTCGTGCAGGGGTTTATCGATCACGCCATGTCGGTAGACGCTTTGGTAGCAGCCATTTGCGCTGCGCCGTCTATTCTGGGACATAAAGGGCTGCTCAAAGGCAAAGAGGCCATCTGTTTCCCAGGCTTTGAGCAGCAGCTGGAGGGAGCTACTCTTTCCGAGCAGTCGGTGGCGACTGACGGCAACATCATCACAGCCAAAGGAGCCGGCGTAGCGGTCGATTTCGGCTTGGCCATCGTGGCCTACTTTAAAGGGGAGGGACGCAGCGAAATCCTGAGGAAATCCCTCCAGTGCCCGTGA
- a CDS encoding recombinase family protein, whose amino-acid sequence MRIAAYCRVSTDKEDQLNSLEAQKKFFEEFARKNGHQLLRVYADEGISGTKVRNRRAFLDLMEQAEKREFDMVVVKDISRFARNTVDLLTSTRRLKALGIEMLFLTSNQTVLGNSEFVLTVFGALAQEESANTSKRVKFGKKCNAQKGKVPNLVFGYDKINGDYFHLRINQREAQVVRQIFHLYVEEGMGAAKIASVLNGRGECTKRGYDFSQNAVARILRNPIYVGKVVNGRQEVVDFLTSQRQDKDPSDWMITDSPELRIVEDSLFEAAQAVLSERGKAVKGGRKPSNRHLFSTLIRCSHCGHTFRRFVRTYRNTTVRWICGGRNAKGADSCPNSTSLDEAQLEQVLLDYLRQTVDTQKEVDKAFGREIQRLLGQERQGANHKMLEETCKRLKRTREKCLDLYENGIITLTELQERTGRILRQLGEAQEHLERMGDLNFSQNHTDAPSPKAMLIPGLLNNTMVKSLIESISVDKEGQVDVYFRPLS is encoded by the coding sequence GTGAGAATTGCCGCCTATTGCCGGGTATCCACCGACAAGGAGGATCAGCTCAACAGTCTGGAAGCGCAAAAGAAGTTTTTTGAAGAATTCGCCCGGAAAAATGGACATCAACTGCTGCGCGTCTATGCCGACGAGGGCATCAGCGGCACCAAGGTACGCAACCGACGAGCCTTTCTCGACCTGATGGAACAGGCTGAGAAGAGGGAATTTGACATGGTGGTGGTCAAAGACATCAGCCGCTTTGCCCGCAATACGGTGGATCTTCTCACCAGTACAAGACGTCTCAAGGCGTTGGGCATCGAGATGCTGTTTCTCACCTCCAATCAGACGGTGCTGGGCAATTCGGAATTTGTCCTGACGGTATTTGGAGCCTTAGCCCAGGAGGAGAGCGCCAACACGTCCAAACGCGTGAAGTTCGGAAAAAAGTGCAACGCCCAAAAGGGCAAGGTGCCCAACCTGGTGTTTGGGTACGATAAAATAAACGGGGATTATTTTCATCTTCGCATCAACCAGAGAGAAGCACAGGTGGTGCGGCAGATTTTTCATCTGTACGTGGAGGAGGGGATGGGAGCGGCAAAAATTGCGTCTGTGCTCAACGGGAGAGGGGAATGCACAAAACGGGGCTATGATTTCAGTCAGAACGCCGTAGCGCGTATTTTGCGCAACCCGATCTATGTGGGGAAGGTCGTCAACGGCAGGCAGGAGGTGGTGGATTTTCTCACCAGCCAGAGGCAAGATAAAGATCCGTCGGACTGGATGATAACCGACTCCCCTGAACTGCGCATTGTGGAGGACTCGTTATTCGAGGCGGCGCAAGCCGTCTTATCGGAGAGGGGGAAGGCTGTAAAAGGGGGAAGAAAGCCCAGTAACCGGCATTTATTCAGCACCCTCATCCGATGCAGCCACTGTGGGCATACCTTCCGGCGGTTTGTGCGGACCTACCGGAATACCACCGTCCGATGGATCTGCGGCGGACGCAATGCAAAAGGGGCGGACAGCTGTCCCAACAGCACGTCATTGGACGAAGCCCAGTTGGAACAGGTCCTGCTGGATTATTTGAGACAGACAGTGGATACCCAAAAGGAAGTGGACAAAGCCTTTGGCCGTGAGATACAGCGGCTTCTAGGACAAGAGCGGCAAGGGGCGAATCACAAGATGCTGGAGGAGACTTGCAAACGTCTCAAAAGGACGCGGGAAAAATGCCTGGATCTTTACGAAAACGGCATCATCACATTGACGGAACTTCAGGAGCGTACAGGACGTATCCTGAGGCAGCTTGGGGAAGCACAGGAACATCTGGAGCGAATGGGAGATTTGAATTTCTCCCAAAATCACACAGATGCCCCATCTCCCAAGGCCATGCTGATTCCGGGACTGCTCAACAATACCATGGTCAAAAGTCTCATCGAGAGCATCTCTGTGGACAAGGAAGGACAGGTGGATGTCTATTTTAGACCTTTATCGTAA
- a CDS encoding GNAT family N-acetyltransferase: MMARPRGEDIPALKQIWKAAFGDPDSYIDFFFEHRFSVQKAMVAYEKDKPVSVLYVLPCHINVDGEQHPAGYIYAAATHPKKQSKGWMGNLLHYAKSIAKEEDLAALVLRPGEPSLTRYYERHGYRTFFQESTAKFTRKQLLSCAKAGSQILPAFADVITAFRRHYLDGWEGSIQWEEDAVEYALEENTFTGGKNIFIRCPQGVGYALVGPGPHVTVKEWMAERGVFAYLADAILKQSEGETFTMRSPAGILRQEISKMSPGGMILPVSSPCIWRGKPPYLGLTLD, encoded by the coding sequence ATGATGGCCCGTCCCAGGGGAGAGGATATCCCCGCATTAAAACAAATTTGGAAGGCCGCTTTTGGCGACCCGGATTCTTATATCGACTTCTTTTTTGAGCACCGTTTTTCCGTCCAGAAGGCCATGGTGGCATACGAAAAAGACAAACCAGTGTCGGTGCTCTATGTTCTTCCCTGTCATATCAATGTGGATGGGGAACAGCATCCGGCGGGATATATTTACGCCGCTGCGACCCATCCGAAAAAGCAGAGCAAGGGGTGGATGGGGAACCTTTTACACTATGCAAAGAGCATTGCCAAAGAAGAAGATCTGGCAGCTCTGGTACTGCGGCCGGGAGAACCATCTCTCACACGGTACTATGAGCGGCACGGATACCGCACTTTTTTCCAGGAATCCACGGCAAAGTTCACACGAAAGCAGCTTTTAAGCTGTGCAAAGGCAGGAAGCCAGATTCTGCCGGCCTTTGCTGATGTGATAACTGCATTCCGCCGTCATTATCTGGACGGGTGGGAAGGTTCCATCCAGTGGGAGGAGGATGCCGTTGAGTACGCTCTGGAGGAAAATACCTTTACCGGAGGCAAAAACATTTTTATACGCTGTCCCCAGGGGGTAGGATACGCCCTGGTGGGACCGGGGCCTCACGTAACCGTTAAGGAATGGATGGCAGAGCGGGGCGTATTTGCTTATCTGGCCGACGCCATCTTAAAGCAGTCGGAAGGGGAGACCTTTACCATGCGTTCTCCGGCAGGGATCCTGCGTCAGGAGATCTCCAAAATGTCGCCGGGCGGAATGATCCTGCCGGTGTCGAGTCCCTGTATCTGGAGAGGGAAACCGCCGTATTTGGGACTCACTTTGGATTAA
- the mltG gene encoding endolytic transglycosylase MltG: MSPDQNDFKDLPEESPAGQREADVFSDFPVPEDDGLKSIEELNLFENTGDDFTDLSQMAGEEPPVHRQPESREQPDSLGDTRIITPKGEKAPKKKHRFLKDQNVNGCLKGLIYAVVIVGISLLLSYFLILGINDMLGLVKNDKSVTVTIPEGADSKQITEILKESGAVQQPFFFNLYMSLTKSDEKIKSGEYEINTNYDYMAIINSLKGSSEERQIVSLTFPEGWTLDQIVDLLVQNNICDRESLINELNEGDFSDYSLVAAIPNDSDRYRRLEGYLFPDTYEFYVGESAESVIKKMLYNTEKKFDDDMRKRAEELGMTADEVLTLASIIQKESGVYEQMTTISSVFHNRLKSKEFPRLESDTTDKYGTSAYDTYTIEGLPPGPICSPGYEAIKAALTPDTTDYLFFVTDNDGNYYYSKTYQQHLVNIQKAREVNSQIGGTGTREEDEEE, encoded by the coding sequence ATGAGCCCTGATCAAAACGATTTTAAGGATTTGCCGGAGGAATCTCCCGCCGGGCAGCGGGAAGCCGATGTGTTTTCGGATTTCCCGGTCCCTGAAGACGACGGACTTAAAAGCATCGAGGAGTTAAACCTTTTTGAGAATACAGGCGATGATTTTACCGATCTATCCCAAATGGCGGGGGAGGAGCCTCCTGTTCACAGGCAACCCGAATCCCGTGAACAGCCGGATTCTTTGGGCGATACCCGGATCATTACGCCCAAGGGGGAAAAGGCCCCGAAGAAAAAACACAGGTTTTTAAAGGATCAAAACGTCAATGGATGCTTAAAGGGATTGATCTATGCAGTGGTCATCGTGGGTATTTCATTGCTTTTGTCCTACTTTCTTATCCTGGGCATCAACGATATGCTGGGTCTGGTCAAGAACGATAAGAGCGTTACTGTCACCATCCCCGAAGGGGCGGATTCCAAACAGATTACCGAGATTCTCAAGGAGAGCGGCGCCGTACAGCAGCCCTTCTTCTTCAATCTTTATATGTCCCTGACCAAGTCGGATGAAAAGATCAAGAGCGGCGAATACGAAATCAATACCAACTACGACTATATGGCCATTATCAATAGTTTAAAGGGTTCGTCGGAAGAGCGGCAAATTGTGTCCCTCACCTTCCCCGAGGGCTGGACATTGGATCAGATTGTGGATCTGCTGGTGCAAAACAACATCTGCGACCGGGAAAGCCTAATCAATGAACTCAACGAAGGCGACTTCTCAGACTACTCCCTGGTTGCCGCTATCCCCAATGATTCCGATCGGTACCGCCGTCTGGAAGGATACCTGTTCCCCGACACCTATGAGTTCTACGTGGGAGAATCGGCGGAAAGCGTCATCAAAAAGATGCTTTACAACACGGAAAAGAAATTTGACGACGATATGCGCAAACGGGCTGAGGAATTGGGTATGACTGCCGACGAGGTATTGACACTCGCCTCCATCATTCAGAAGGAATCGGGCGTTTACGAGCAGATGACAACCATTTCGTCTGTGTTCCACAACCGTCTGAAGAGCAAGGAGTTCCCCCGTCTGGAGTCGGATACCACCGACAAATACGGCACGTCGGCCTACGACACGTATACCATTGAAGGCCTGCCGCCGGGACCCATCTGCAGCCCCGGCTATGAAGCCATCAAAGCGGCCCTGACGCCGGATACCACCGATTATCTCTTCTTTGTCACCGACAACGACGGCAATTACTATTACTCCAAGACTTACCAGCAGCATCTGGTCAACATCCAGAAAGCCCGGGAAGTCAACAGCCAGATCGGGGGCACCGGTACCAGGGAAGAAGACGAAGAGGAATAA
- a CDS encoding RNHCP domain-containing protein, with protein sequence MKRENKKKSFEKGYYKTHPCDHTFVCKVCGRTVTPMGAGSNHRNHCPNCLCSQHLDDLPGDRSADCGGVMEPIAVWVRKNGEWAIIHRCRICGELSSNRIAADDNPIKLMSLAMRPVSLPPFPLEKIEEMTRLMGGDGSLKV encoded by the coding sequence ATGAAGCGGGAAAATAAGAAAAAATCGTTTGAAAAGGGTTATTATAAAACACACCCCTGTGACCACACCTTCGTATGCAAGGTGTGCGGAAGAACCGTAACGCCCATGGGGGCTGGCAGCAATCATCGGAACCATTGTCCAAACTGCTTATGCAGCCAGCATCTGGACGACCTGCCCGGCGATCGATCGGCCGATTGCGGCGGCGTAATGGAGCCCATCGCAGTATGGGTCCGAAAAAACGGCGAATGGGCCATCATCCATCGTTGCCGTATCTGCGGCGAGCTGAGTTCAAATCGAATTGCGGCGGATGATAATCCGATAAAATTGATGTCACTGGCTATGAGGCCGGTCTCTCTTCCCCCGTTCCCCTTGGAAAAGATAGAGGAAATGACAAGGCTAATGGGTGGAGACGGTTCCTTAAAAGTATAA